A region of the Bacillota bacterium genome:
GAGAAGACAAGTGAGTGCGCCGAAGTCCGGGGTGTCCGCGGTCGAGAGACTAGCCTATTGTGCCGGAGCGATAGGGCTGGGTATGGGCCACACCCTCACCGCACAGCTTGTGCTCCTCGTTTGCCAACTGCGGCGGATCGCCGCAGATCCCGGTTCGAGACGCATCAGGACCACGCGCTCCACCATCATGCTGCTTGCGCTCGGTGTGTGGATGATGCTGTCGGGGCTTACGGCCGTAAGCCGATTCGACGCTTGGGGCGGCACAGTCGGGATGGCGCTCAGTGCCTGGGTGACGCTTGGAGCCGTCAACAAGGTGATGGCGGACCGCTCCATGCTTGGCGGACAACTGCTCCGGGGCTTTCTTGCTTCAAGCAGCATTAGTGCAGCATATGGACTAGTCGGCTTCGGCCTGTATCTGGCGGGACGCGGGGGGGTCCCGCGCGCGCAGCTGCCGGTTGGGGGATGCAATCTTGCGGGAACCGTGTTCGCCGTGGCAGCAGTAGTGGCACTGGGATGCGTGGGATTTGCGAAACGCTTGGAGAGAATCGCCTTGATGGTGGTGGTCGCGCTAACGGGAGGGGCGCTCGCGGCAACGCAATCGAGGGGAGCCGTAGTAGCGTTAGGTGTGGGCTTTATCGTCCTTCTCATGACCGGCCTGCGCTTACGTTCGGGCAGGGCGCTCGGCGTTGCACTGTTGGGCCTGTTTGCAGTGTTCGTCACGTGCGCCTACATGTACCCGCCTCTCTTGGCGAGATATGAGAGCATATTCAAGCCATCGGCCAACAGAGATCGACTGGAGGTCTGGCGTACAGCCGCGCTCATGATGAGAGATCGCCCCATCCTGGGCGTGGGAGTGAACAACTTCCACGAGGTATACCTGAGGTACCCGCATCCCGAACGGTACGGTCATCAGGCGATGTCCACAGCGCACAATGTCTTCATGGAGTTCGGGGCGTCGACAGGGATACCGGGGCTCATACTCCTTCTCTGCGTCGTTGGCCTGGGCATCGCGAACGGTGTGAAAGCCTGCGGGCAGGCCAAGAACCCACGGGCTTGCGTGCCAGCTCCTCGCCTCGGAGGGGCCCCGGCCGCCGAGAGCTCCGGAGGGACAGCTCCAGAACGAGCCGAAGAGGGAGATTCGGTGCAACATGCGCATGAAGAGGCTGCAGTGCGCGCTCGCCGTGTGTCCGGGGTTGCGTTGGCTGCGTTCGCTACGGTCATGGCTCACCTTCAATTCGATATGACTTTGTACTCTGGGGACATGCTCCCTCTTTTCTTCGTCATCTACGGAGTTCTTGCCTACGCGGGCGAGAGCGCGCAGGACGCTTTCCGGAGAGCAGCGTCAGTACGGCGAGTCGGCGGCGCACTGAACTCAAGATAGGTCGGGTGAAGAAGATCCATGGCAAGGCAGACCCGCGACGACAGTCTGAGCAAGCGCAAGAACCGAGGGCTGAGCGCGGACCCGGTGGTGAGCGTGATAGTCCCGACATACAATCGAGAGGCCATCCTGGAGAAATGCCTACGCGGGCTTCTCGCCCAGACGTTCCCGGCCGGTCTCTACGAGGTCATTGTGATCGACGATGGTTCCACGGACGGGACACGAGAAATGGTGAAGGATCTCATCCGTCAGTGGAATGCACGAGCTCCGGAGACTCGGGGAGGCGGTACGGCCCGAGAATCCTCCGATGTGCCTCCCTGCCCGCTGGTGTATCGCTACCGCAGTCATACATGTGCAGCCGCTGCACGGAACGAGGGCATCAAAGTGGCCAGGGGTGCGCTGCTCATCTTCTTGGACAGCGATATCGTGACCCGCGCCGGATTCGTGGAGGCTCATGTCAATGAGCACGTCAGCGAGGCAGTTCGCGAAGGAGGATGTCTGCAATCGGAGTCGGCGAAGGTCTGGCATGACGGAGGCGACTTGGCGATCGTCCTGGACAACAGCAGGGTGATAGTGCACGGACGGGTCATCTACACGACGAATCTAGATGATCCCACGACCGAGCCCCGGAAGATCACCGACATCTCCACGGCGTTCTTCGCCAGTGGCAATGTCTCCATCGCACGCCGCTGGGTGGTGGAAGCAGGCCTCTTCGACGAGGACTTCACGGAATACGGCTGGGAGGACCTCGAGCTCGGCAAGAGGCTGAAGAAGCTGGGGCTGCGCGTGGTGCGCTCCGAGGCACCCGCGGGCTATCACCTAAAACGCGAGTTTGGCATCGAGGATCTACCCGCTATCAGGCGTCGAGAGATCGAACGCGGCCACATGGCCATGGTATACGTCAGGAAGCACCCCACGTTCAGCGTCCGCATGACCACAATGACGGTGGCGCCATTCATTTGGATTGTCTCAATCCTCGGGATGGGGGGCTGGCCTGATCGCCCCGGCGCCGTCCGCGTGCTGGAGCGGCTCAGGCGCCGGGGCAGCCGTGCGCTGCTCGCTGTGGTGCTTCAGATCATGGTGTACTACTGGTATGTTCAGGGGATCAGGGAAGCGTCCGCGCACCCTCGGCAGCGGGGCCGGTCAGGCGGGCATCCCTGAAGGGATTTGGGGATGTGTTCTCGCATCCCCTTCCATCCCTGTTTGCAGCTGGGCGCTCTCCTCCGATGACAGGGTCTTTGCGAGATCCACGAGAATGATCAGCCTGTCGTTGAGGCGCGCGACGCCCTTCAGGAACCCCGAGCCCGAGTCGGCAACGATCTCCGGAAGCGCGCCCACCGCTTCGAGGGGGATGCGGATGACCTCGCACACCTCGTCCACGATGAGACCCACAGTGGGGCTGCCCTTGACTTTGGTGACTACTATGCGGCCAGAGGCGGACGCCCCCTTCGACCCGGTGCCGGGCGTCCCGGAGAGCCCGGGCGCGGGTGCCGCATGGACCCCGAAACGCTTGGCTAGATCGATGACTGGTAGCACCTGGTCCCGCAGGGCGATGACTCCTTCGACGAACTTGGGAGCCTTAGGCACGTGCACTATCTCCGGGAGCCGGATTATCTCCTGGATCTGCATGATATCGATGCCGTACTCCCCACCGCCCAGCTTGAACGTGACGACCTGGAGTTCACCACGATTCGACCACTCTGCGGCGGATCTCGGCGGCGGACTGGACTCTGGGCCGCTGACGGGCATGACTGATGCGTGCGACTCTTCTGCGACTGTGCTCGGCAATTCGACTCCCCCATCTCTGGCATGCGTCACGCTTTCGTGTTCTTGTCACACCTTGAACCTGCTGACCGCTTCGCGAAGCCTCTCGGCCATGTCAGCGAGGGACTCGGCCGAGGTCGCCATCTCCTGAATCGACGCGCTCACCTGCTCGGCTGACGCCGAGACCTCTTCCACCGATGCCGCGGTCTCCTCGGACACCGACGCGATGGCGTCCACCGCCTTCCTCACTTCCTCTGCTCCGGCGGCCATTTGTTCCGTTGCAGCAGTGTTCTCCTCGGCCA
Encoded here:
- a CDS encoding O-antigen ligase family protein yields the protein MRRRCNEIVQGSGFLRRQVSAPKSGVSAVERLAYCAGAIGLGMGHTLTAQLVLLVCQLRRIAADPGSRRIRTTRSTIMLLALGVWMMLSGLTAVSRFDAWGGTVGMALSAWVTLGAVNKVMADRSMLGGQLLRGFLASSSISAAYGLVGFGLYLAGRGGVPRAQLPVGGCNLAGTVFAVAAVVALGCVGFAKRLERIALMVVVALTGGALAATQSRGAVVALGVGFIVLLMTGLRLRSGRALGVALLGLFAVFVTCAYMYPPLLARYESIFKPSANRDRLEVWRTAALMMRDRPILGVGVNNFHEVYLRYPHPERYGHQAMSTAHNVFMEFGASTGIPGLILLLCVVGLGIANGVKACGQAKNPRACVPAPRLGGAPAAESSGGTAPERAEEGDSVQHAHEEAAVRARRVSGVALAAFATVMAHLQFDMTLYSGDMLPLFFVIYGVLAYAGESAQDAFRRAASVRRVGGALNSR
- a CDS encoding glycosyltransferase; translated protein: MARQTRDDSLSKRKNRGLSADPVVSVIVPTYNREAILEKCLRGLLAQTFPAGLYEVIVIDDGSTDGTREMVKDLIRQWNARAPETRGGGTARESSDVPPCPLVYRYRSHTCAAAARNEGIKVARGALLIFLDSDIVTRAGFVEAHVNEHVSEAVREGGCLQSESAKVWHDGGDLAIVLDNSRVIVHGRVIYTTNLDDPTTEPRKITDISTAFFASGNVSIARRWVVEAGLFDEDFTEYGWEDLELGKRLKKLGLRVVRSEAPAGYHLKREFGIEDLPAIRRREIERGHMAMVYVRKHPTFSVRMTTMTVAPFIWIVSILGMGGWPDRPGAVRVLERLRRRGSRALLAVVLQIMVYYWYVQGIREASAHPRQRGRSGGHP
- a CDS encoding chemotaxis protein CheW, with protein sequence MPSTVAEESHASVMPVSGPESSPPPRSAAEWSNRGELQVVTFKLGGGEYGIDIMQIQEIIRLPEIVHVPKAPKFVEGVIALRDQVLPVIDLAKRFGVHAAPAPGLSGTPGTGSKGASASGRIVVTKVKGSPTVGLIVDEVCEVIRIPLEAVGALPEIVADSGSGFLKGVARLNDRLIILVDLAKTLSSEESAQLQTGMEGDARTHPQIPSGMPA